GATTCAAACCGATTTCTTCTGTTTGATGAGGAATTGGGTTGGGAATACAGGTTTTTTTCAAATCCTTCAGTCCAACCCGTCACACTTTTTTTTTTTGTTGGAGTTAAAAAAAATGAAAGTAAAATTATTTGTTGTACTGGCAGTCTTTCTGATTTCCTTGAGTGTGAAATCAGGGCTGGCCATACCGTTTGACAGTACTGTCTCAGGGCAGGAACTCCCCAGTCTGCGTCCCCCCTGCGGAGTCGTTCAAGGTACAGGTGCCATCACCATGACCACCGATAATGGCGCTTCGCTCCTGCCGACCTCCGAAAATCTGCGTGGAATTGGGTATACCTACGGCCTGACGGCACTTCGAACACCGGGGACACTGCTTGCCGTCCACAATGCCACCATCCTGCGCTCAACCAATAATGGATGTTCGTGGGATTCAATTGGCGACGTGGACACCTCGTTGGGTGACTATTTCCCCTTAAAGCTGGTGGCTGGCGCCGGAGACCGGGCGTTTGGCTGGTCAGAAAACCGGACGTTTCTGATCCGCATTGATCGTGACCGGTTTACTTATTTGAAAGCCCCAGTTGAAGGAATCATTGGAATTGGAACTGACCCGGACAATGCTGATCATGTCCGCATTGGGGATAGTTCTGGAATTCTGGAATCGTTTGATGGCGGCGATAACTGGCAACTGATTGCGTCGCTGCCCAAAAAAGACGGTGCGGTCTTTCCCTACCGGGTTGCCTTTGCCCCTGAGAATCTGAACCACATTCTCGTCGGAACAGTTGTGAAAGGCGCGTTTGTGACCACGGATGGGGGCCGAAACTGGCAACAGGCGACCGGATTTAATGGGAAAGATAAGCCCGCCAATGTCTTTGAATTTGCCATTTCTCCGGTCAATGACAATATCGTCTGGGCGATGGCCATTAACTTGACCGAAACTAATCAGAATCACCCATCTGGCGGGCGGCATATTTACCTCTCCGCCAACGGTGGCCAGACCTTCTATCCAGTGATTGACCACTCGGCGAATGTGACTATTCGGAACCAACCCGCGATGGCCGCGCACCCAACCAATCCAGGTATCTTGTATTTTGTGTTTGGGACCTATTACCAGGATTACGGAACCGATGTGTTTCGTTACAATCTTCGTGATCAGTCACTGACCAAAACACACAATTCCTATGATGGAATTGATTCCATTACCTTTTCCCGCAAGGATCCGTCCATTATGTACTTTGGACTGGAAGTGGTTGAACCCGTAGGACCGTAAGCCCCTGACCCCACAATTTTTCCCCAACCGCTGGAGGGTTCTTCAGCGGTTGGGCCA
The DNA window shown above is from Acidobacteriota bacterium and carries:
- a CDS encoding dispase autolysis-inducing protein, which codes for MKVKLFVVLAVFLISLSVKSGLAIPFDSTVSGQELPSLRPPCGVVQGTGAITMTTDNGASLLPTSENLRGIGYTYGLTALRTPGTLLAVHNATILRSTNNGCSWDSIGDVDTSLGDYFPLKLVAGAGDRAFGWSENRTFLIRIDRDRFTYLKAPVEGIIGIGTDPDNADHVRIGDSSGILESFDGGDNWQLIASLPKKDGAVFPYRVAFAPENLNHILVGTVVKGAFVTTDGGRNWQQATGFNGKDKPANVFEFAISPVNDNIVWAMAINLTETNQNHPSGGRHIYLSANGGQTFYPVIDHSANVTIRNQPAMAAHPTNPGILYFVFGTYYQDYGTDVFRYNLRDQSLTKTHNSYDGIDSITFSRKDPSIMYFGLEVVEPVGP